A single genomic interval of Electrophorus electricus isolate fEleEle1 chromosome 2, fEleEle1.pri, whole genome shotgun sequence harbors:
- the slc49a3 gene encoding solute carrier family 49 member A3 has translation MDDGVLSTSSTETRDEYNSTRRKTADFRVYKRRWLILCILCLLNCSNSVQWLTFAPVADHVAEKLSISLDQVNWLSVVYMVVAIPLGFVTTWMLDTLGLRLTMILGSWLNMTGSVMRVVGVLSSVPQWATFPTIMGGQTLGALAQPLFIFSPTKLAALWFPEHQRATANMIASMSNPLGLLFANIFSPMIVSGTNSLLMLLFIYAIPAIVVCFLATVGIRESVPPTPPSASADTSNSEPFLQGIKLLLTNKAYVMLLLSFGSGIAIFTCFSTLLEQILCVKGYSSDFAGLCGALFIVFGVIGAAFLSLLVDKTKRFTEATKISMCLTSLSCTAFAVVSQMREQKAIVIVACVLFGLFGFAVYPVAMELSVECSYPVGEATSAGMIFISGQVQSIIYIVLLQALTTTKADSSLSKCAAGGDANLNWMVPVLVMAGLCCLGSCGFVIIFRTEYRRLRTEAAVVEARDESSQAMPEQALGRQAGRGSHA, from the exons ATGGATGATGGAGTACTCAGCACCAGTTCCACCGAAACACGAGATGAATATAATTCGACACGAAGGAAAACGGCTGACTTCAGAGTGTACAAAAGAAGATGGCTTATTTTATGTATACTTTGCCTACTAAATTGCTCTAATTCAGTG CAATGGCTGACCTTCGCGCCCGTGGCGGATCACGTGGCAGAGAAGCTGTCCATTTCTCTGGACCAGGTCAACTGGCTCTCGGTTGTCTACATGGTAGTGGCCATCCCCCTGGGCTTTGTCACCACATGGATGCTGGATACACTGGGACTGCGGCTGACC ATGATCCTGGGCTCCTGGCTCAACATGACAGGGAGCGTGATGCGGGTGGTGGGCGTGCTCAGCTCTGTCCCACAGTGGGCCACGTTCCCCACAATCATGGGAGGCCAGACACTGGGTGCTCTGGCCCAGCCTCTGTTCATCTTCTCCCCTACCAAACTGGCGGCTCTCTGGTTCCCTGAGCACCAGCGTGCTACAGCCAACATGATCGCCTCCATGT CAAATCCACTCGGACTGCTTTTTGCAAATATCTTCTCACCAATGATCGTTAGTGGTACCAACAGTCTTCTTATGCTG CTCTTTATTTATGCTATACCTGCCATCGTAGTCTGTTTCCTAGCAACGGTAGGGATCCGGGAGAGTGTTCCCCCAACGCCACCCTCTGCCAGTGCAGACACCTCCAACTCTGAGCCGTTCCTACAGGGCATTAAACTG CTGCTGACAAACAAGGCCTATGTGATGCTGCTGTTGAGTTTTGGTTCAGGGATTGCCATCTTCACCTGCTTCTCCACCCTTCTGGAGCAGATCCTCTGTGTCAAAGGTTACTCCAGT GACTTTGCAGGGCTGTGCGGTGCCctcttcattgtgtttggtgtgaTCGGCGCTGCCTTCCTCAGCCTGTTGGTGGACAAGACGAAGAGGTTCACAGAAGCCACCAAAATAAGCATGTGCCTTACATCTCTGTCCTGCACTGCCTTTGCAGTG GTTTCCCAGATGAGGGAGCAGAAAGCCATTGTTATTGTCGCTTGTGTCCTCTTTGGCTTGTTTGGATTCGCTGTCTATCCAGTTGCCATGGAGCTGTCAGTTGAGTGCTCCTATCCAGTCGGAGAGGCAACTTCAGCTGGAATGATCTTTATTTCAGG GCAGGTCCAGTCAATCATCTATATCGTACTGCTGCAAGCCCTCACCACAACGAAGGCGGATTCCTCTCTCTCCAAATGTGCTGCCGGTGGCGATGCCAACCTGAACTGGATGG tgccagtTCTGGTGATGGCGGGGCTGTGCTGTCTGGGTTCCTGCGGCTTCGTGATCATCTTCCGCACGGAGTACCGGCGGCTCCGCACAGAGGCCGCGGTGGTGGAGGCTAGGGACGAGTCCTCACAGGCAATGCCGGAGCAGGCGCTAGGAAGGCAGGCCGGCAGGGGCTCGCATGCCTGA